A single genomic interval of Dyella sp. GSA-30 harbors:
- a CDS encoding TonB-dependent siderophore receptor has translation MSTPWVSQLVNAQDATNLSPIVVQGVAPTGYSQSDRANGPKQKASLGKTDTKLEDLPASVQVIPRALLSEQGANMLRDAVYNASGINAGGQDSKGYYDHFLIRGLNAQVYSDGFSDGDQLSGLSHSLNGVERIEILEGPGSALFGSGPPGGTINIVHYTPSSTLHYGGSLQVGSFGTTTGSAYVTGPTGVNGLDYRIDATVSHTDGFRDLVARDREVRPAFRWQWGNHVTDLAFDLRDIHETPDSYGLIYFNGSPIRHVSDNAKYSSPFATAHSDFFRTTLSDQWTVSDFLTINNRFSFLHRTLDAIVNGDSASTKVTNGQVVTRQLRDQDDKDRSIDYQFEPVWRFTTGSVQHTLLTGFEYQQQKLSSERQTADLPNIPDAFAPVPPETSLSQVHFLCDAKHSCDNDRLGARYYSVYATDQIDVTDALKIRAGVRQDVWNTALTPRITVPGRFGTDAKPLLAGVTDSRNDAPFSWNLGALYKALSWMSPYVGVSSSHLTNFNSENTQNGVGAPESALQYEAGIKFAWFDDRVVLNTAAFDVKRNHVATATTINGIEAVVFDSQKTRGEEASADVAVTDQWHLLANVTHQDAFITDNPQGITSVGHRPQGAPDMLANLWSTYSFRIGGISGFRVGAGVNYQSKSYSDLTNVNSIPSYAIVNALVGYEAPTWGVSVNIHNINDRRYFIAANVAGAYVGEPRSAFVNVHANF, from the coding sequence ATGAGCACTCCCTGGGTCAGCCAGCTCGTCAACGCCCAGGACGCGACCAATCTGTCGCCGATTGTTGTGCAGGGTGTTGCGCCAACGGGCTACAGCCAGAGTGATCGTGCCAACGGACCGAAGCAGAAAGCCTCGCTCGGCAAGACAGATACCAAGCTGGAAGACCTGCCCGCCAGCGTGCAGGTGATTCCGCGCGCCCTTCTGTCCGAGCAAGGCGCAAACATGCTCCGCGATGCGGTGTACAACGCCAGCGGCATCAACGCCGGCGGGCAGGATTCAAAGGGCTACTACGATCACTTTCTGATTCGCGGCTTGAATGCGCAGGTCTATAGCGACGGCTTTTCCGATGGCGATCAGCTGAGCGGGCTGTCGCACTCGCTCAATGGCGTCGAGCGGATAGAGATACTGGAAGGCCCAGGATCAGCCTTGTTCGGTAGTGGCCCACCCGGCGGCACGATCAACATCGTGCATTACACGCCATCGTCCACCCTGCACTACGGTGGCAGCTTGCAGGTCGGCTCCTTCGGCACGACCACAGGCAGCGCTTATGTCACCGGTCCGACCGGCGTGAACGGCCTGGACTACCGTATCGATGCCACGGTATCGCACACCGACGGCTTTCGCGATCTCGTTGCGCGCGACCGCGAAGTGCGCCCGGCGTTCCGCTGGCAATGGGGCAACCATGTCACCGATCTGGCGTTCGACCTGCGCGATATTCATGAGACACCGGACTCGTATGGCCTGATCTATTTCAACGGCTCGCCGATCCGCCATGTGTCCGACAACGCCAAGTACTCTTCACCCTTTGCTACGGCGCATTCGGATTTCTTCCGTACGACGCTGAGCGATCAGTGGACAGTAAGCGACTTTCTTACTATCAACAATCGCTTCTCGTTTCTGCATCGCACGCTCGACGCCATCGTCAATGGCGACAGCGCCAGCACCAAGGTCACCAACGGTCAGGTGGTCACCCGTCAGCTGCGCGACCAGGACGACAAGGATCGCAGCATCGACTATCAGTTCGAGCCTGTCTGGAGGTTTACTACGGGCTCGGTTCAACACACCTTGCTGACCGGGTTCGAATACCAGCAACAGAAACTCTCCTCCGAACGTCAAACCGCGGACTTGCCCAATATCCCCGACGCGTTCGCACCCGTGCCGCCGGAAACCTCGCTTTCCCAGGTGCACTTCCTGTGCGATGCCAAGCATTCCTGCGATAACGATCGCTTGGGCGCGCGCTACTACAGCGTCTACGCCACCGATCAGATCGATGTCACCGATGCGCTGAAGATTCGCGCCGGCGTACGTCAGGATGTGTGGAACACCGCGCTGACACCGCGCATCACCGTACCTGGCCGCTTCGGCACGGACGCCAAGCCGCTACTCGCCGGCGTCACGGATTCGCGCAACGACGCGCCGTTCAGTTGGAACCTGGGCGCCTTATACAAGGCACTTTCGTGGATGTCGCCTTATGTCGGCGTCTCCAGCAGTCACCTGACCAATTTCAATTCCGAAAACACACAGAACGGCGTCGGCGCACCGGAATCGGCCCTGCAATACGAGGCCGGCATCAAGTTCGCCTGGTTCGACGATCGTGTGGTGCTGAACACGGCGGCCTTCGACGTCAAACGTAACCACGTAGCCACGGCAACTACCATCAACGGTATCGAAGCGGTCGTGTTCGACAGCCAGAAGACGCGAGGCGAAGAGGCGTCCGCCGATGTGGCCGTGACCGATCAGTGGCACCTGCTCGCCAACGTGACTCACCAGGATGCCTTCATTACCGACAACCCGCAGGGCATAACTTCGGTAGGACATCGGCCGCAAGGGGCACCCGACATGCTGGCCAACCTGTGGTCGACCTATAGCTTCCGCATCGGTGGTATCTCGGGCTTTCGTGTTGGGGCGGGCGTCAACTACCAGAGCAAGAGCTATAGCGACCTGACCAACGTCAACTCGATCCCCTCCTACGCGATCGTCAACGCGCTGGTGGGCTACGAGGCACCGACCTGGGGAGTGAGCGTCAACATTCACAATATCAACGACCGCCGCTATTTCATTGCCGCCAACGTCGCCGGAGCGTACGTGGGCGAGCCGCGCAGCGCGTTCGTCAACGTGCACGCGAATTTCTAA
- a CDS encoding ABC-F family ATP-binding cassette domain-containing protein, translating to MTNPSLALESVSYVLPSGRALFSQLDMHFDAQPTGLVGRNGVGKSVLADILAGCAVPTNGRCVRSGRVYYLPQSVAPDPAATVAHLLGIAPVLQALSRIEAGGMEQRDFDLAGDHWDIRQRLQAELEASALGHLSIERSAASLSGGEAMRVALAGAWLSDADFLILDEPTNHLDATSRQALLEQLQRWNRGLLVISHDRDLLRTMHRTVELTPRGLASYGGGYALYAEQKARERDAAMQELELRKLERKRGERALHEQRERLDQRRARGVRYAETANHDSLFLGRQKQNSEQSLGKLQRQHAERGEALDERVREATQQIEQEVPVMLFAPLSPAAAQRRVATLDGVALPFGAVDRAAFDTVVLGRQRIGVVGPNGSGKSSLLRVLAGQLRPLAGRAQTHVPTVYLDQQLSMLDPGLSVLAQLRAANPVASEHDLRNRLALLGLDSGRIGLPSHLLSGGERLKAALACALYSERPAELLLLDEPSNHLDLPSLQALESMLNSYSSALMVVSHDHSFLQALGLGERLRIEPGEWLREVW from the coding sequence ATGACGAATCCGTCCCTTGCGCTGGAAAGCGTGTCTTATGTTCTGCCCAGCGGCAGAGCGCTATTTTCCCAGCTCGATATGCATTTCGATGCGCAGCCTACCGGTCTGGTAGGGCGCAATGGCGTGGGCAAGAGCGTGCTAGCCGATATCCTGGCGGGGTGTGCTGTGCCGACGAACGGCCGCTGCGTGCGATCCGGCCGTGTGTATTACCTACCTCAAAGCGTCGCCCCGGATCCTGCCGCGACGGTGGCTCATCTGTTGGGCATCGCACCGGTGCTGCAAGCCTTGTCGCGTATCGAAGCGGGTGGCATGGAGCAACGCGATTTCGATCTGGCAGGCGATCACTGGGACATTCGTCAGCGCCTGCAGGCGGAGCTGGAGGCCAGTGCGCTTGGCCACTTGTCGATCGAACGGTCCGCAGCGAGTCTGAGCGGTGGAGAAGCCATGCGCGTCGCGCTTGCGGGAGCGTGGCTGAGCGACGCGGATTTTCTGATCCTCGACGAGCCCACCAATCACCTTGACGCGACAAGCCGACAAGCGCTGCTGGAACAGCTCCAGCGATGGAATCGTGGGCTGCTGGTGATCAGTCACGATCGCGACCTGTTGCGGACCATGCATCGCACGGTGGAACTCACGCCGCGTGGCCTGGCCAGTTATGGTGGTGGCTATGCGCTGTATGCGGAGCAGAAGGCGCGCGAGCGCGATGCTGCCATGCAAGAGCTGGAACTGCGCAAGCTGGAACGCAAGCGTGGTGAGCGCGCTTTGCACGAGCAGCGTGAACGGCTGGATCAACGTCGCGCACGCGGCGTGCGGTATGCGGAAACTGCCAACCACGACTCGCTGTTCCTTGGTCGACAAAAGCAGAACAGCGAGCAGTCGTTGGGAAAGCTTCAGCGCCAGCATGCGGAGCGGGGCGAGGCGCTGGATGAGCGAGTGCGTGAGGCTACGCAGCAGATCGAACAAGAGGTTCCCGTTATGTTGTTCGCGCCGCTTTCGCCCGCGGCGGCGCAACGCCGGGTGGCAACGCTCGACGGCGTGGCGCTGCCATTCGGTGCGGTCGATCGCGCGGCATTCGACACCGTTGTTCTGGGGCGGCAACGCATTGGCGTGGTCGGGCCCAATGGCTCGGGCAAGTCCAGCTTGTTGCGAGTGCTAGCCGGTCAGCTTCGACCCTTGGCGGGACGTGCCCAAACCCATGTGCCCACGGTCTATCTCGACCAGCAGCTGAGCATGCTCGATCCGGGCTTGTCCGTGCTCGCTCAATTACGAGCGGCGAACCCGGTGGCCAGCGAGCATGACTTGCGAAATCGGTTGGCGTTGCTGGGGCTGGACAGCGGGCGTATCGGACTGCCAAGCCATTTGCTCAGCGGCGGCGAGCGGCTCAAGGCCGCACTCGCCTGCGCTCTGTACAGCGAGCGGCCGGCCGAACTGCTCCTGCTCGATGAACCCAGCAATCACCTCGACTTGCCGTCGCTGCAGGCGCTGGAGTCCATGTTGAACAGTTATAGCAGCGCGTTGATGGTGGTCTCGCACGACCACAGCTTTCTGCAGGCGCTTGGCCTCGGCGAGCGCTTGCGGATCGAGCCTGGAGAGTGGCTGAGGGAGGTTTGGTAA